The region AAGGCGGGCAGGGACTAAACCTCACATATGAAGTACGTGACGGCATCTCTAAACACTCAAAGGGCATGGGTCCTATCGATAACCCCAAATACAGACCAGAGACAATGGAAGGCCAGGTTGTTAGGATCTCAGATCTTGTGGCCTATGCAAACCATGACCTGGATGATGCAATCCGCTCAGAGATAATATCTATACAAGAGGTGCCCAAAAATTGTATAGACACACTAGGAGCAAGCAATTCTCAGAGAATTAACAGAATGGTGAGCGATATTATAACGGAAACGCTTAAAGTTGGGGAGAATAAAGTTGTGGTAAGCAAAGAGATAGAAGAAGCCATGATGGAGCTTAGGAGTTATCTCTTTAATACGGTTTATATGAATGAGAAGATAAAAAACAACTTCGATAAGGCAAAAAGACTGGTTAAAGCGCTTTTCTATTATTTTTGCGAGCACCAAGAAGAGTTTAGGAAACTCTACGACAGACCTGTAAGAGACGGGGAGACAATGGAGAGGACCATATGTGATTTCATTGCTTCCATGACGGATTCATATGCAATATCGTTATATGAGAAGATTTTTCTCCCAAGACGCTGGCAAGGCGATATAAGCGCATTTTAAGAACAGCAATTTCAGGTAACCTATATCTTCCTAATATATAGAAATTAAGATATTCATCGGTGAGAAGATTGATAAAACTGGGTTCGGTATCTTTTTTAAACGCACAGCCGCTTACATACGCAATTGAAAATAACCTGATCTCGCACGGGTTTGAATTAATCCAGACCCCGCCCTCAGAGCTATCAGAAAAACTACAAAATAAATACATTGATGTCGGTCTTATTCCTGTAGCCGAACTGCTTCAAAGAAAACATTATAGAGTAGTGCCTAACATATCAATTTCATCAATTGGCAAAGTTGATAGTGTAATAGTGCTGGCAAAATCAGATATCAAAAACTTGAAAACTGTAGCTGTGGATAAGCGCTCACAGAGCTCAACTGCGCTTCTAAGAATTGTTCTTGAGCTATTTAATGATATCAAGCCTGAATATATTTCTTCAGATATAGACAAAGAAGATGTGATGGACAGCGTTGACGGCGCAATGCTGATTGGAGACTCTGGACTCAGAAGATATTATGATTCTCAGGATACTTACAAGCTATATGACTTAGGTGAGATATGGACCAATGAAACAGGTCTACCATTCGTCTATGCAGTATTTGCAGTAAGGGATAATGTTATACTAGAAGGTAATTTAAATGCTCTTATAGAATCTAAGAATTACGGACTTGGCGCGGTTGATAAAATTGCCAAATTAGAATCTGAAAAGATGGGTATGGATTATGATATATGCCTTAAATATTTAACACAACGAATCAAATATGACTTGGGTAGAGAAGAAATCAAAGGGATAATAAAATACAGCGAGCTACTTTCTAAATTAAATCTGGCACAGGAGATTTCAGATTTAAATTTGTACACTGAGTAGAAAAATAGGAGACCCGGATGACCGAGAAAATTGAAATGAAACTTGGGCATAGCCCAGATGCTGATGATGCATTTATGTTCTACGCTATCGATAAGAAAAAAGTAGGCTCTGAAATTGTCGACTTTATTCAAGTAGTTGAAGATATACAGTCGTTAAACAAAAGAGCACTGAATAAAGAGCT is a window of Thermodesulfobacteriota bacterium DNA encoding:
- a CDS encoding deoxyguanosinetriphosphate triphosphohydrolase, translating into GGQGLNLTYEVRDGISKHSKGMGPIDNPKYRPETMEGQVVRISDLVAYANHDLDDAIRSEIISIQEVPKNCIDTLGASNSQRINRMVSDIITETLKVGENKVVVSKEIEEAMMELRSYLFNTVYMNEKIKNNFDKAKRLVKALFYYFCEHQEEFRKLYDRPVRDGETMERTICDFIASMTDSYAISLYEKIFLPRRWQGDISAF
- a CDS encoding menaquinone biosynthesis protein; translation: MIKLGSVSFLNAQPLTYAIENNLISHGFELIQTPPSELSEKLQNKYIDVGLIPVAELLQRKHYRVVPNISISSIGKVDSVIVLAKSDIKNLKTVAVDKRSQSSTALLRIVLELFNDIKPEYISSDIDKEDVMDSVDGAMLIGDSGLRRYYDSQDTYKLYDLGEIWTNETGLPFVYAVFAVRDNVILEGNLNALIESKNYGLGAVDKIAKLESEKMGMDYDICLKYLTQRIKYDLGREEIKGIIKYSELLSKLNLAQEISDLNLYTE